In the Gymnogyps californianus isolate 813 chromosome 3, ASM1813914v2, whole genome shotgun sequence genome, one interval contains:
- the YIPF4 gene encoding protein YIPF4 isoform X1 — protein MQPPGPQQPPLYAPSNGDFTFVSSADAEDLSGSITTPDVKLNLGGEFIKESTATTFLRQRGYGWLLEVEDDDPEDSKPLLEELDIDLKDIYYKIRCVLMPMPSLGFNRQVVRDNPDFWGPLAVVLFFSMISLYGQFKVVSWIITIWIFGSLTIFLLARVLGGEVAYGQVLGVIGYSLLPLIVIAPVLLVVGSFEVVSTLIKLFGVFWAAYSAASLLVGEEFKTKKPLLIYPIFLLYIYFLSLYTGV, from the exons ATGCAGCCCCCGGGCCCTCAGCAGCCGCCGCTCTATGCGCCCAGCAACGGGGACTTCACCTTTGTCTCCTCGGCAGATGCCGAAG atCTTAGTGGCTCCATAACAACTCCAGATGTTAAGCTAAATCTTGGAGGAGAATTCATCAAAGAATCTACTGCAACTACATTCCTAAGACAGAGAGGGTATGGCTGGCTTCTGGAAGTGGAAGATGATGACCCAGAAGATAGCAAGCCACTCCT GGAAGAACTCGACATTGATCTGAAGGATATTTACTACAAAATTCGATGTGTGTTGATGCCTATGCCATCTCTTGGGTTTAATAGGCAGGTAGTGAGAGACAATCCAGACTTTTGGGGTCCTCTGGCAGTTGTCCTCTTCTTCTCAATGATTTCATTATATGGACAATTTAAG GTTGTTTCTTGGATTATAACTATTTGGATATTTGGATCCTTGACAATTTTTTTACTGGCCAGGGTTCTTGGAGGAGAA GTTGCTTATGGCCAAGTTCTTGGTGTGATAGGATATTCCCTACTTCCCCTGATTGTCATAGCACCTGTACTTTTGGTGGTTGGATCATTTGAAGTTGTTTCTACCCTAATAAAA ctgtttggaGTCTTTTGGGCTGCATACAGTGCTGCATCATTACTAGTTGGAGAAGAATTCAAGACCAAGAAACCCCTTCTAATTTATCCAATCTTTttattatacatttattttctgtccttgtaCACTGGGGTGTGA
- the YIPF4 gene encoding protein YIPF4 isoform X2: protein MQPPGPQQPPLYAPSNGDFTFVSSADAEDLSGSITTPDVKLNLGGEFIKESTATTFLRQRGYGWLLEVEDDDPEDSKPLLEELDIDLKDIYYKIRCVLMPMPSLGFNRQVVRDNPDFWGPLAVVLFFSMISLYGQFKVVSWIITIWIFGSLTIFLLARVLGGEVAYGQVLGVIGYSLLPLIVIAPVLLVVGSFEVVSTLIKVWNVTQKARITCLIPPAVGHLL from the exons ATGCAGCCCCCGGGCCCTCAGCAGCCGCCGCTCTATGCGCCCAGCAACGGGGACTTCACCTTTGTCTCCTCGGCAGATGCCGAAG atCTTAGTGGCTCCATAACAACTCCAGATGTTAAGCTAAATCTTGGAGGAGAATTCATCAAAGAATCTACTGCAACTACATTCCTAAGACAGAGAGGGTATGGCTGGCTTCTGGAAGTGGAAGATGATGACCCAGAAGATAGCAAGCCACTCCT GGAAGAACTCGACATTGATCTGAAGGATATTTACTACAAAATTCGATGTGTGTTGATGCCTATGCCATCTCTTGGGTTTAATAGGCAGGTAGTGAGAGACAATCCAGACTTTTGGGGTCCTCTGGCAGTTGTCCTCTTCTTCTCAATGATTTCATTATATGGACAATTTAAG GTTGTTTCTTGGATTATAACTATTTGGATATTTGGATCCTTGACAATTTTTTTACTGGCCAGGGTTCTTGGAGGAGAA GTTGCTTATGGCCAAGTTCTTGGTGTGATAGGATATTCCCTACTTCCCCTGATTGTCATAGCACCTGTACTTTTGGTGGTTGGATCATTTGAAGTTGTTTCTACCCTAATAAAA GTGTGGAATGtaacacagaaagcaagaatAACTTGCCTGATACCACCTGCTGTTGGACACCTTTTATGA